The proteins below come from a single Haladaptatus paucihalophilus DX253 genomic window:
- a CDS encoding ABC transporter permease: MEFSETLRMSLRAIRSHRVRSSLSTVGVVIGVAAVITLVTLGTSLRVDILREFTGGHAPNMYVWAGPPGGQPGFGAQPVFTAHDIARLRGIDGVATVVPRGVLPVIALTHGGQTVSQNGIVATTPDQFRTRTFARGESFEQGKREVVLNPAAARLFDDRLSVGDRIGIRTADGGTETARVAGVLKRSSGNGQFESGGSLPQVYVPTDPFYGSTVESPTQGTTQRVYPLVTVVAENHGTIPESKRAVKAYLRSNSDAARLTPDEYAIRVRTDRDLVNRVKDVLTTLTTFITSIAVISLVVAAIGIANIMLVSVTERTREIGIMKAVGAQNRDVLQVFLMQAVLLGVIGSVFGVVLGALGGYAATQYVGLPLVFAYEVVPVAIGVGLLVGVVTGLYPAWNAARVDPIDALRYE, encoded by the coding sequence GTGGAGTTCAGCGAAACGCTTCGGATGAGTCTCAGGGCGATTCGGAGCCACCGCGTTCGTTCCTCGCTGTCGACGGTCGGCGTCGTCATCGGCGTCGCCGCCGTCATCACGCTCGTGACCCTCGGCACCAGCCTCCGCGTCGATATCCTCCGGGAGTTCACCGGCGGCCACGCGCCGAACATGTACGTCTGGGCCGGTCCGCCCGGCGGCCAACCCGGGTTCGGCGCGCAACCGGTGTTCACCGCACACGACATCGCCCGACTCCGCGGTATCGACGGCGTGGCGACCGTCGTCCCGCGCGGCGTGCTCCCTGTCATCGCACTCACTCACGGCGGGCAGACGGTGAGCCAGAACGGCATCGTCGCCACCACGCCCGACCAGTTTCGAACCCGGACGTTCGCCCGCGGCGAGTCGTTCGAGCAGGGAAAACGCGAAGTCGTCCTGAACCCGGCGGCGGCCCGCCTGTTCGACGACCGACTCTCGGTCGGCGACCGCATCGGTATTCGAACGGCGGACGGAGGCACCGAGACCGCACGCGTCGCCGGAGTCCTCAAGCGGTCGAGCGGAAACGGCCAGTTCGAGAGCGGCGGGTCGCTCCCGCAGGTGTACGTCCCGACGGATCCGTTCTACGGTTCGACAGTCGAGAGTCCGACGCAAGGGACCACCCAGCGCGTCTATCCGCTGGTCACGGTCGTTGCAGAAAACCACGGGACGATTCCGGAGAGCAAGCGGGCGGTGAAAGCCTACCTCCGTTCGAACTCCGACGCCGCACGACTCACGCCCGACGAGTACGCCATCCGGGTGCGAACCGACCGCGACCTCGTGAATCGCGTGAAGGACGTGCTCACGACGCTGACGACGTTCATCACGAGCATCGCGGTCATCTCGCTCGTCGTCGCGGCCATCGGCATCGCCAACATCATGCTGGTGAGCGTGACCGAACGGACCCGCGAAATCGGCATCATGAAAGCCGTCGGCGCGCAGAACCGCGACGTGCTTCAGGTGTTTTTGATGCAGGCGGTCCTGCTCGGCGTCATCGGGTCCGTCTTCGGTGTCGTGCTCGGTGCCCTCGGCGGATACGCCGCCACCCAGTACGTCGGGCTTCCGCTCGTCTTCGCGTACGAGGTGGTCCCCGTCGCCATCGGCGTCGGCCTCCTCGTCGGCGTGGTGACGGGTCTCTACCCGGCGTGGAACGCGGCGCGGGTGGACCCCATCGACGCGCTTCGTTACGAGTGA
- a CDS encoding ABC transporter ATP-binding protein: MAASHSATGSDEGPRDAVTLTDVRKTYFLGEPVHALDGVNLSIPRGSYTAVMGPSGSGKSTLLNLIGCLDTPTEGTIHINGRDVTDLSNTERTTVRGQEIGFVFQTFNLMPRLTARENVALPLVFQGISRADRRERADDLLYRVGLRGREEHRPNELSGGQRQRVAIARALANDPAIILADEPTGNLDSETGNQIMALFEELNDEGNTVLMVTHERHIAEHAERVVHILDGTVERVEKIDSQRRVEGRR; this comes from the coding sequence ATGGCAGCAAGCCACTCGGCGACGGGTTCCGACGAGGGGCCGAGAGACGCGGTGACACTGACCGACGTTCGCAAAACGTACTTCCTCGGCGAGCCGGTTCACGCGCTCGACGGGGTGAACCTGTCGATTCCACGGGGGTCGTACACGGCGGTGATGGGTCCGAGTGGGTCGGGAAAGAGCACCCTGCTCAACCTCATCGGCTGTCTCGACACGCCGACCGAGGGGACGATTCACATCAACGGCCGTGACGTCACCGACCTGTCCAATACGGAGCGAACGACCGTTCGCGGACAGGAGATCGGCTTCGTCTTCCAGACCTTCAACCTGATGCCGCGCCTGACCGCCCGCGAGAACGTCGCGCTCCCGCTCGTCTTTCAGGGGATTTCGCGTGCCGACCGACGGGAGCGCGCCGACGATCTCCTCTATCGCGTCGGCCTCCGCGGTCGGGAGGAACACCGACCGAACGAACTCTCGGGCGGGCAACGCCAGCGCGTGGCCATCGCCCGCGCGCTGGCGAACGATCCCGCCATCATCCTCGCCGACGAACCGACCGGAAATCTCGACAGCGAGACGGGGAACCAGATAATGGCATTGTTCGAGGAACTCAACGACGAGGGGAACACCGTGCTGATGGTGACCCACGAGCGCCACATCGCGGAACACGCTGAACGCGTCGTTCACATCCTCGACGGGACCGTCGAGCGCGTCGAGAAAATCGACTCACAGCGTCGGGTCGAAGGGCGGCGATAG
- a CDS encoding pyridoxamine 5'-phosphate oxidase family protein: MTELSGVWSKDEIVAFFDRTTVPLRLACNTPSGRLWMVSLWYVFEDDTLRCATGASADIVGLLRNDSTVAFEISTNDPPYSGVRGNGTASVEPDPEKDLLRELLRRYLGGTDSRLARRLLSDDRTEVTIRIEPDRLHSWDFTQRMADAS; this comes from the coding sequence ATGACCGAACTCTCCGGCGTCTGGTCGAAGGACGAAATCGTCGCGTTCTTCGACCGGACGACCGTTCCGCTTCGACTCGCCTGCAACACGCCATCGGGACGCCTCTGGATGGTGTCGCTGTGGTACGTCTTCGAGGACGACACCCTGCGCTGTGCCACCGGCGCGAGCGCCGATATCGTCGGCCTGCTCCGGAACGATTCGACCGTCGCGTTCGAAATATCGACGAACGACCCGCCGTACAGCGGGGTGCGCGGCAACGGCACCGCGAGCGTGGAACCGGACCCCGAAAAAGACCTGCTCCGGGAGTTGCTGCGTCGGTATCTCGGCGGGACCGACTCCCGACTGGCCCGGCGATTGTTGTCCGACGACCGGACGGAGGTGACCATCCGAATCGAACCGGACCGCCTCCACAGCTGGGATTTCACGCAGCGAATGGCGGACGCGTCGTAG